One Tolypothrix bouteillei VB521301 DNA window includes the following coding sequences:
- a CDS encoding OmpA family protein, with the protein MTNELNELRTLLFGVEPQKLEKIYERLDNPEITAEDLSRLLPEATQRAEEKELSDALVPTVEQAIQASVQKDQDVLATAIFPIVGPATRKAAIAAVQEMIQSLDKTLESGFSPKSLKWRIEALVTGKTFAQIVLLRTLVYRVEQVFLIHKKNGLLLQHVVAPQVTIQDPDLVSAMLTAIQDFVKDSFNTKKEDTLYSLYYGELTIWIEEGPQAVLAGIIRGNTPHELRLVFQDAIEKIHHKLYRELIAFDGETEPFADSIPFLQACLTSQYKERSKKKFPYALAFLGTLGLSLGIYSFFAIRNQMRWNAFIEDLDSQPGIVIIKAETRAGKYFISGMRDSLAVEPNMVMKQFHFSSKEVITRWERYLSFEPKLIEKRAAKLLNSPSTVLFQVDDNGILNATGSAPFQWILETRKVWKNIPGVSQYNDQKLIEDELIQLEIYKKQIERKNLLFIEGTTELVSGEEKKIQELVSDIKKVSSIAQYLGKKLSIQITGYTDSTGSEQRNIVLRQSRASTILYSLAARGINTSYFNAMGAGDREPPNMELREKGGKYSRKVSFRIFLSGTVR; encoded by the coding sequence ATGACAAATGAATTAAATGAACTTCGTACTTTACTTTTTGGGGTTGAACCACAAAAATTAGAGAAAATATACGAAAGATTAGATAACCCAGAGATCACAGCAGAAGATCTCAGTCGATTGCTACCAGAAGCAACACAACGAGCAGAGGAGAAAGAACTCAGCGACGCCCTGGTTCCCACCGTAGAGCAAGCCATTCAAGCCTCTGTTCAAAAAGATCAAGATGTTCTTGCAACTGCCATTTTTCCTATTGTAGGACCAGCTACCCGTAAAGCGGCGATCGCAGCTGTCCAAGAGATGATTCAATCTTTAGATAAAACTTTGGAATCTGGCTTCTCGCCAAAGAGTTTAAAGTGGAGAATAGAAGCACTTGTGACTGGGAAAACATTTGCCCAGATCGTGCTGCTTCGGACATTGGTGTATCGAGTGGAACAGGTTTTCCTGATTCATAAAAAAAATGGATTGCTGTTGCAACATGTTGTCGCACCACAGGTAACGATTCAAGACCCTGATTTGGTCTCAGCAATGCTAACAGCCATCCAGGATTTTGTCAAAGACTCTTTTAATACAAAAAAAGAAGATACTCTTTATAGTTTATACTATGGAGAACTAACAATTTGGATTGAAGAGGGACCCCAAGCAGTTCTAGCAGGTATCATTAGAGGCAATACTCCTCATGAATTAAGATTAGTTTTTCAAGATGCAATAGAAAAAATTCATCACAAGCTATATAGAGAATTGATTGCCTTTGACGGAGAAACAGAACCATTTGCTGATAGTATACCTTTTCTCCAAGCTTGTTTGACATCTCAATACAAAGAGCGGAGTAAAAAGAAGTTTCCTTATGCATTAGCATTCTTAGGTACTCTAGGTCTAAGTCTGGGAATTTATAGCTTTTTTGCTATTAGAAACCAAATGCGTTGGAACGCTTTTATAGAAGACTTGGACTCTCAACCTGGAATTGTTATTATTAAAGCAGAAACTCGTGCTGGAAAGTATTTTATTTCCGGGATGAGAGATTCTTTAGCTGTAGAGCCTAATATGGTGATGAAACAATTCCATTTCTCTTCTAAGGAAGTTATAACTCGATGGGAAAGATACCTTTCGTTTGAACCTAAACTTATTGAAAAAAGAGCAGCAAAACTACTCAATTCACCATCAACTGTATTATTTCAAGTAGATGATAATGGAATTCTTAACGCTACTGGCTCTGCGCCTTTTCAATGGATTTTAGAGACACGAAAAGTGTGGAAAAATATTCCTGGAGTGTCTCAATATAACGATCAAAAATTAATTGAGGATGAACTTATTCAGTTAGAAATTTACAAAAAACAAATTGAAAGAAAAAACTTGTTATTTATTGAAGGAACGACAGAGTTGGTATCAGGGGAAGAGAAAAAAATACAAGAATTGGTATCAGATATCAAAAAAGTCTCTAGCATTGCTCAATATCTTGGGAAAAAACTCAGCATTCAAATTACAGGCTATACGGATAGCACTGGAAGCGAACAAAGAAACATAGTACTCAGACAATCTCGTGCTAGTACAATTCTCTATTCTCTAGCGGCTAGAGGAATCAATACCAGTTATTTTAATGCCATGGGTGCTGGCGATCGCGAACCCCCAAATATGGAATTGAGAGAAAAAGGTGGAAAGTATAGCCGTAAAGTTTCCTTTAGGATATTCTTATCTGGTACTGTAAGATAG
- a CDS encoding ArsB/NhaD family transporter encodes MENWQALISILTFISVIILIMTEWVNLTIAALLGALLLVFTNVMTLGDAVSYIGNSHGTLGLFFGVMVLVRAFEPTKIFEYLATQIVILAKGKGNRLLLGIVGITTPICAVLPNATTVMLLAPLIPPIAEEVGVNFVPLLMLMVFVANSAGLLTIVGDPATFIVGDAINISFIDYLWRLSLGGAIAIITIIAILPFLFRKIWKTKLENLEQLPHPQINHPRVLIIGGFIVAFVLIFFIAGEYLPVPVSPAAVALLGAALAMLLSHQSKIDTVNNILRDVDWSTLIFFMSIFVLIGGLEKTGVINSLSGVLAAILGKNILVGSLCLVFFIGLLSSVVPNIPLVVAMVPLLKQYLVNVGLAPTEVLAQNFQGQFPPEVLPLFYAMMFGATLGGNGTLVGASANIVAAGIAEQHGRRISFQSFLHYGLPVMLLQLTASALYMLFRFLL; translated from the coding sequence ATGGAAAACTGGCAAGCACTTATTAGTATTCTCACATTTATAAGCGTCATAATCTTAATCATGACAGAGTGGGTAAATTTGACAATTGCTGCGTTATTAGGAGCGTTGTTATTGGTTTTTACTAATGTCATGACTTTAGGAGATGCTGTTAGTTATATCGGTAACAGCCACGGAACATTGGGTTTGTTCTTTGGAGTCATGGTACTTGTCAGAGCATTTGAACCTACTAAGATTTTTGAATATCTTGCAACTCAAATAGTTATCCTTGCAAAAGGTAAGGGGAATCGTCTATTGCTAGGAATTGTAGGAATTACGACTCCTATTTGTGCTGTTTTGCCAAATGCTACTACAGTTATGTTATTAGCACCTTTAATTCCACCAATTGCAGAGGAAGTTGGAGTGAATTTTGTACCGTTACTTATGCTTATGGTATTTGTAGCAAATAGTGCAGGATTGCTAACTATCGTTGGAGATCCGGCTACATTTATTGTTGGTGATGCAATCAATATTAGTTTTATAGATTACTTGTGGCGCTTGAGTCTCGGAGGGGCGATCGCCATCATTACTATAATAGCAATCTTACCTTTCCTCTTTCGTAAAATCTGGAAAACCAAGCTAGAAAACCTCGAACAACTACCGCATCCTCAAATCAACCATCCACGAGTTTTAATCATAGGCGGATTCATAGTTGCTTTCGTATTAATCTTTTTTATTGCGGGAGAATATTTACCAGTTCCTGTTTCACCAGCTGCTGTCGCTTTGTTAGGAGCTGCTTTAGCAATGCTTTTATCCCATCAAAGCAAAATTGACACAGTCAATAATATATTAAGAGATGTGGATTGGAGTACTTTAATATTCTTTATGAGTATTTTTGTACTTATTGGTGGCTTGGAAAAAACTGGTGTTATCAACAGTTTATCTGGAGTTTTAGCAGCTATTTTAGGAAAAAACATTCTTGTTGGTTCTTTATGTCTTGTCTTTTTCATTGGGTTGCTTTCTAGCGTTGTTCCCAATATTCCACTTGTTGTCGCAATGGTACCATTACTCAAACAGTACCTTGTTAATGTCGGATTGGCACCAACTGAAGTTTTAGCACAAAATTTTCAGGGACAATTTCCTCCTGAAGTTCTGCCACTTTTTTATGCAATGATGTTTGGCGCGACTTTGGGAGGAAATGGGACTTTAGTTGGCGCATCCGCCAACATAGTTGCTGCAGGAATTGCCGAACAACACGGGCGTCGCATATCATTCCAATCTTTTCTACATTACGGTTTGCCAGTGATGTTGTTACAACTTACAGCTTCTGCCTTGTATATGCTATTCCGTTTTCTTCTGTAA
- a CDS encoding ABC transporter ATP-binding protein — protein sequence MTKSTPLTNDSNSRTMGATPFLEIDSVTKSYPKPDGEQFVVLDNVNLTIGEDEYISVIGHSGCGKSTLLKIVAGLEKATSGSVRLDGKEIRKPGAERMMVFQHYSLLPWLTVRENIRLAVDEVLKDASRSEKISIVNEHLAMVNLNAAADKYPDEISGGMKQRVGIARALAIRPKMLLMDEPFGALDALTRGKLQRQVLDIWENHRQAVMMVTHDVDEAIYMSDRIVLMTNGPSAKIGEILEVPFPHPRDRGAMRNSKEYFELRNHALNFLDKYFTQDE from the coding sequence ATGACAAAATCAACTCCATTGACAAACGATAGCAATTCGCGCACTATGGGCGCTACTCCGTTTCTGGAAATTGACAGTGTCACCAAATCCTATCCAAAACCTGATGGTGAGCAATTTGTCGTTCTGGATAATGTCAATCTAACCATAGGTGAAGATGAGTATATTTCTGTCATCGGTCACTCTGGTTGCGGTAAGTCCACTCTTTTGAAGATTGTTGCTGGTTTAGAAAAAGCGACCTCTGGTTCCGTAAGATTGGATGGCAAAGAAATTCGCAAACCCGGTGCTGAACGCATGATGGTGTTTCAACACTACTCCCTGCTACCTTGGTTGACTGTACGGGAGAATATCCGACTAGCGGTGGATGAAGTGCTCAAAGATGCCTCAAGATCTGAAAAAATCAGCATTGTTAATGAACACTTGGCAATGGTAAACTTAAATGCGGCAGCTGACAAATACCCCGATGAAATTTCTGGTGGAATGAAGCAGCGTGTGGGGATCGCAAGAGCCTTAGCTATTCGTCCAAAAATGTTGTTGATGGATGAACCGTTCGGGGCATTAGATGCATTGACTCGGGGGAAATTACAGCGGCAAGTATTGGATATTTGGGAAAACCATCGTCAGGCTGTGATGATGGTCACTCATGACGTGGATGAGGCAATTTATATGTCAGATCGTATTGTTCTCATGACTAATGGACCCTCTGCTAAGATTGGAGAAATCTTGGAAGTACCCTTTCCTCATCCACGCGATCGCGGAGCAATGCGAAACTCTAAAGAATATTTTGAACTTCGCAATCACGCCTTGAATTTCCTAGATAAGTACTTTACTCAAGATGAGTAA
- a CDS encoding ABC transporter substrate-binding protein produces MNNADKKNLLHRREFLVGVGATAAGMALSSCAISGDRSAKGLTEEAAAVQPVVDSKTLEKPNLTVGYVPVNDCAPFAIAWKKGFFRKYGLNVKLNREASWATSRDGIIFGRLDASPVVSGAVTNARIGAEGARHAPLCAAMTIHRHGNAMTMNKAMWDFGLRPWYQYKAQYGDRALEEFGRDFRDFFEKQPAESKVWAVVLSSAIYEYFIRYISAAAGVDPFKEFRVIIVPPPQMVTNVRIGAMQAYMVAEPWNTRAITGNEGVGFTFAQGKEVWLGHPDRLLGVMESFIVNYPKTYRSLVKAMIEACQYCSKPENRQEVAELITDRSFTGAKPRKKGAPTTKFTGPAILGNYNYGGFDGKDRTIKAADTTIFFDIPDNIPKSPDEHSTFLWRSRSIWMMTQAARWGQIKKFPKDAEKLAAQGWRTDLYREIAAEMGIKSPKEDFKVESPEVFIDNKGFDPSDPVGYLNSFEIRANAPTRFYMS; encoded by the coding sequence ATGAACAACGCCGATAAGAAAAATCTTTTGCATCGACGGGAGTTTTTGGTAGGAGTAGGGGCAACAGCAGCGGGAATGGCTTTATCTTCATGTGCTATCTCCGGAGACCGCAGTGCTAAAGGGCTAACAGAAGAAGCTGCTGCCGTTCAACCTGTTGTTGATTCCAAAACGTTAGAAAAACCGAATCTCACTGTTGGTTATGTCCCTGTCAACGATTGTGCGCCCTTTGCTATTGCTTGGAAAAAAGGTTTTTTCCGCAAATATGGGTTGAACGTCAAACTCAATCGAGAAGCAAGCTGGGCAACATCTCGTGATGGAATTATCTTTGGTCGCCTTGATGCCTCACCCGTTGTGTCTGGTGCTGTAACCAATGCCAGAATCGGCGCTGAAGGTGCTCGTCACGCCCCTTTATGTGCAGCCATGACAATTCACCGTCATGGAAATGCCATGACGATGAATAAAGCCATGTGGGATTTTGGGTTGCGCCCGTGGTATCAGTACAAAGCACAATATGGCGATCGAGCTTTGGAAGAGTTTGGTCGGGATTTTCGAGATTTTTTTGAAAAACAGCCAGCGGAAAGTAAAGTTTGGGCAGTTGTTCTTAGTTCTGCCATTTACGAGTACTTTATCCGCTATATATCAGCTGCTGCAGGAGTCGATCCATTTAAAGAGTTTCGGGTCATTATTGTTCCCCCACCACAAATGGTGACGAACGTGCGTATTGGCGCAATGCAAGCCTATATGGTGGCAGAACCTTGGAATACTCGTGCAATTACTGGTAATGAAGGTGTAGGTTTTACCTTTGCTCAAGGCAAAGAAGTCTGGTTGGGACATCCAGATAGACTTTTGGGGGTGATGGAATCATTTATCGTCAATTATCCCAAAACCTATCGCTCTCTGGTCAAGGCGATGATTGAGGCTTGTCAGTATTGCAGCAAACCTGAAAACCGTCAAGAAGTTGCCGAACTGATAACAGATCGTTCGTTTACTGGTGCAAAACCTAGAAAAAAAGGTGCGCCAACAACTAAATTTACTGGTCCCGCTATTTTGGGCAACTATAACTATGGTGGGTTTGATGGTAAGGATCGCACGATAAAAGCTGCTGATACGACAATTTTCTTCGACATTCCTGACAACATTCCTAAAAGCCCTGACGAACACTCTACATTTTTATGGAGATCCAGAAGTATTTGGATGATGACTCAAGCAGCACGTTGGGGTCAAATCAAGAAATTTCCCAAAGATGCAGAGAAACTAGCTGCACAAGGTTGGAGAACAGATTTATATCGTGAAATTGCTGCAGAAATGGGTATTAAGTCGCCCAAAGAAGATTTCAAGGTCGAGTCCCCTGAAGTTTTCATAGACAACAAAGGTTTCGATCCCAGCGATCCTGTAGGCTATCTCAACAGTTTTGAAATTAGAGCCAACGCCCCTACTCGGTTTTATATGTCCTAA
- the ntrB gene encoding nitrate ABC transporter permease, protein MFQLNIAAIIAVAGQAAWKRTKPVLVKETFILPVLGFLGIILLWWVIALANHELMPTPPEALVANLDYILNPFYQRGPGNLGIGWLLIASLRRVLLGFLLGAVVAIPLGFLIGMSKTAMLALNPVIQIFKPVSPLAWLPIALAIFNLADPSAIFVIFITSLWPTIINTALGVSSVSKDYIDVARVLEMPRWRRITKIIWPASLPYIFTGLRISLGIAWLVIVAVEMLTGGIGIGFFVWDEWSRLNLSSVFLAVLVIGLTGLLLDFAVGQIQELVTRRPGKTAS, encoded by the coding sequence GTGTTTCAATTAAACATAGCTGCAATTATTGCAGTTGCTGGACAAGCAGCCTGGAAAAGAACAAAACCCGTACTGGTGAAAGAAACCTTTATACTGCCAGTGCTTGGATTTTTAGGAATTATTCTACTGTGGTGGGTTATTGCTCTTGCTAATCATGAATTAATGCCAACCCCACCAGAAGCGCTGGTTGCCAACTTGGACTACATCCTGAACCCATTTTATCAGAGAGGACCGGGCAATTTAGGAATTGGATGGTTGTTAATCGCAAGCTTGCGGCGGGTATTGTTAGGTTTTTTATTGGGTGCTGTAGTTGCAATTCCCTTAGGGTTTTTGATTGGAATGTCCAAAACGGCAATGCTTGCTCTCAACCCAGTCATTCAAATTTTTAAACCTGTGTCACCTTTGGCTTGGCTACCAATTGCCCTAGCTATCTTCAATTTGGCAGATCCATCAGCCATATTTGTTATTTTCATCACCTCCTTGTGGCCTACAATCATCAATACTGCACTGGGCGTGTCAAGTGTTTCCAAAGACTATATAGATGTAGCAAGAGTCTTAGAAATGCCACGTTGGCGGCGAATTACAAAAATTATTTGGCCCGCAAGTCTACCATATATCTTCACTGGCTTGCGGATCAGCTTGGGAATTGCTTGGCTGGTGATCGTTGCTGTAGAAATGCTAACTGGTGGTATCGGAATCGGCTTTTTTGTGTGGGATGAGTGGAGCCGTCTCAACTTGAGCTCGGTATTCTTAGCCGTATTGGTCATTGGCTTAACTGGGCTATTGCTTGATTTTGCAGTAGGCCAAATTCAAGAGTTAGTCACTCGTCGTCCGGGAAAAACCGCAAGTTAA